GAGCTGGCGATTGTGATGGCGCCTGCGGTCAACAGCGTGACCTATAGCTACGCCGACCCGCAGGGGACGGGGATGGCGACGCCGGTGACGCTGGCGGGCGCGGGGTTGTATACCCTGTTGCTGGGCGGGGCGGTGATCCCTGAGAGCACACGCAGCGACAGTGTGGTCACACTCAACTGGGGGGCGGGGCAGACCAGCGTCGCCTATCAGATTGATCTGGGGCCGGATCTGGGCCGTTATCTGGTGCCGCTGGGGGGGGATCCGATCGGCGTGGCTGACGCGGCGGGCTTTGCCACCTTTCTGGCCAGCATCACCGCGGTGCGTGACGTGACCTCGGGCGGTTTTGCCGCCGGAGCCGAAATCGCTCTGGGTGGCCTGCCGGGGGTGCGACTGACGCAGAACGATATCATCGTTGGCAGCACCGGCAACGACACGCTGTCAGGGGCGGCGGGCGCGGACCTGATCACAGCCCTCGATGGTGACGATCTGTTGAATCCGGGCAGTTGGGCCCACAGCGGGATGGGCTCCGACAGCCTGCTGGCGGGGCCGGGGAATGACACCATTGCGCTGCCTGGAACCGGTAGCCTGGACATCGCCTTGCTGCATTACGATCTGGATGCCGGGATCAGCGTCAACATCGGCGGGCCGGGGACCAACGGCATCATCGACAAGGGTGTCAACGGCATCACCACCGTGGCGGATATCCGGCCGATGAACCTGCTGATTGGCGGCACCTTCAGCGATGATGTGATCACTGCGACAAATAGCTTTGCGGGCAGCATCACCGTGGTCGGGCTTGAGGGCAACGACACCTTTCACCTGCCGACAACCGGCAGCGCCAGCGTCGGGCTGGATTACAGCGACCCACGCAGCACCAGCGGCATTGTCGCTGATCTGGGCAGCGGTATCATCGCCAATGACGGCTTTGGCTTTTCTGACATTCTGACTGGCCGTGTCACGCATCTGATCGCCACCATGCAGGCCGACGACATCACTGGCCATGGCCCGGCCGAGCAGTTTTACACGCTGATGGCAGGCGATGACACGCTGGACGGCGGGGCGGGGCGCGATTGGGTGCACTACGATGATCCCGCAGCAGGCGCGGTGACTGTCGATCTGGGGCTGGGCACCGCCACAGGCACCTGGGCTGGTCAGGCCTTTGTTCACACCCTGATCAATGTCGAAGGTATCTATGGCTCGGCGCGGGGGGACAGCCTGACCGGTGGCGCCGGGGGCGACACTCTTTATGGCGAAGGCGGCGATGACACCCTGACCGGTGGTCTGGGGGATGACAGCCTGATCGGCGGCGGTGGAACTGATACCGCGATCCTTGGTGTGATGCTGGCGGATGTGGTGATCACGATCCGGGGGGCATCGGTGCAGATCGTCTCGGCTATGGGCAGCGACGTTTATTCCGATGATATCGAGCGGTTCCAGTTCACCGATGCGCTGCTGGCCTATGGCGATCTGCCGATCGGTGGCCCGGGGCGGCCCGGTGTGCTGCGGATCGGCACTGACCGGGCGGACTGGCTGGAGGGCACCAGCAGCGATGACACTCTCGCCGGGGGCGCAGGTGATGACAGGCTGGAGGGGCACGAGGGGCACGACAACCTCTCGGGTTCGGATGGCAACGACAGGATCGACGGCGGCGGCGGTGACGACCAGATCGGTGGTGGCACCGGGAGCGACACACTGGACGGCGGGGCGGGCAATGACACCATCGGTGCCGGTCAGGGCGATGACAGTGCAGCCGGTGGCGAAGGCGATGACATCGTCAACGGCGGCGCTGGCAACGACACGTTGGATGGCGGGGCGGGCAACGACACCATGGGCGCCAGCTTTGGCAACGATTTTGTCCGGGGCGGTGCGGGGGGTGACAGTCTGGGTGGCGGCGCGGGGCGCGACACGCTGGACGGTGGCACCGGGAACGACAGCATCGGCGGTGGCGAAGGCGATGACCGCATCACCGGCGGCGATGGTCGTGATTTCCTGGCCGGTGGCGGGCGCAACGACGATATCAACGGCGGCACTGGTCGCGACACGCTGAACGGTGGGGCTGGGGATGACACGCTGACGGGCGGTGGCGGCGCGGATGTGTTTGTGTTCAACGCCTTTGTGGCCGGAGAATATGATTTGATCACCGATTTCACCGCCGGATTAGACAGTTTCCGCATGACCGGGGTGCAGAACGCCCCCGGAACCGGGCTTCAGGGCCGGGTCGATGCGCTGATGATTACTGATGCACTGATCGACGGCCAGGCCGGGGTGACACTGACCTGGGAGGGGCATGTGATCGGGGTTGTGGGCGTGGCTGCGGCTGATCTCGGGACCGGTGATTTTGTCTTTGTCTGACGCCCCGGTTGCCGCGTCACACCCCGAACCTTAGACACCGGGCCTGCTCAGCGGCGGGTTCAGAGGTGCGCCCTGCGACGGGCATTTCAGGGATTTTTTCCTTGCGACCGAAGTCGCGATATGAATTCATGCACCTGTAAAACTCCCCCGTTATATCGGGGCGGTCAAATGCAGTTTTGGAGGAAATGATTATGAATATCACCTATTTTGGCACCAATAGCGATTTCCTTTCGGATGGATTTTTTCAGCCCGGTGATGGGGACCTTGATGTCATCAGCGCGTCCAGTACGGAAATCGTGGTGCGCAATCCGGATACCGGGGTGCTGACGACCCTGACCGGGACGGGTTTTGCGCTTCAGAACGGCGAACCCGCCGGTGGCACGATCACCAGCATGACCATCCGCGAAGGCACGAACACCCTTGCCACCTTTAGCAACATCGCCTGGTCTCTGGTTGCATTTGAACAAGCCGCT
The DNA window shown above is from Puniceibacterium sp. IMCC21224 and carries:
- a CDS encoding calcium-binding protein is translated as MTTYTLDAYFYRPVTGVQDFAFSELAIVMAPAVNSVTYSYADPQGTGMATPVTLAGAGLYTLLLGGAVIPESTRSDSVVTLNWGAGQTSVAYQIDLGPDLGRYLVPLGGDPIGVADAAGFATFLASITAVRDVTSGGFAAGAEIALGGLPGVRLTQNDIIVGSTGNDTLSGAAGADLITALDGDDLLNPGSWAHSGMGSDSLLAGPGNDTIALPGTGSLDIALLHYDLDAGISVNIGGPGTNGIIDKGVNGITTVADIRPMNLLIGGTFSDDVITATNSFAGSITVVGLEGNDTFHLPTTGSASVGLDYSDPRSTSGIVADLGSGIIANDGFGFSDILTGRVTHLIATMQADDITGHGPAEQFYTLMAGDDTLDGGAGRDWVHYDDPAAGAVTVDLGLGTATGTWAGQAFVHTLINVEGIYGSARGDSLTGGAGGDTLYGEGGDDTLTGGLGDDSLIGGGGTDTAILGVMLADVVITIRGASVQIVSAMGSDVYSDDIERFQFTDALLAYGDLPIGGPGRPGVLRIGTDRADWLEGTSSDDTLAGGAGDDRLEGHEGHDNLSGSDGNDRIDGGGGDDQIGGGTGSDTLDGGAGNDTIGAGQGDDSAAGGEGDDIVNGGAGNDTLDGGAGNDTMGASFGNDFVRGGAGGDSLGGGAGRDTLDGGTGNDSIGGGEGDDRITGGDGRDFLAGGGRNDDINGGTGRDTLNGGAGDDTLTGGGGADVFVFNAFVAGEYDLITDFTAGLDSFRMTGVQNAPGTGLQGRVDALMITDALIDGQAGVTLTWEGHVIGVVGVAAADLGTGDFVFV